A region from the Nematostella vectensis chromosome 13, jaNemVect1.1, whole genome shotgun sequence genome encodes:
- the LOC125559103 gene encoding uncharacterized protein LOC125559103: protein MGMPGSETALEELMCRVLGDLLAEGVVVKLADDLYCGGNTPHELFSNWKRTLQALHECNLRLSASKTIINPKTTTILGWIWSAGTLKASPHRVATLAQCPTPTTVGRMRSFIGAYKVLSRVVPQCSTFLSPLDEIVAGRESRDTIEWTDNLHTAFYNAQKALSSTRVITLPRPEDFLWTVTDGALRDPGIGATLYITRNGNLHLAGFYSAKLKGSQSSWLPCEVEALSIASATRHFSPYLIQSHHRASILTDSKPCVQAYEKLCRGEFSASPRISTFLSAVSQYQATVRHVSGSSILPSDFASRNAPPCEDEACQICSFVKQLGDSVVRRSSIQDVIDGNERLPFTSRSAWLAIQSECPDLRRTHSHLKQGTRPSKKVTNIKDVKRYLGVATIAKDGLLVVKRETPLSPSRECIIVPRRVLDGVLTALHIQLCHPSTHQLKMATKRYLFALDLEKAIVRVSQACHHCASLRTSSKARIEQSSCDPPDAIGVSFAADVIRRSRQFILIVRECVTSYTTSLLLTNEQHSTLRDALIRLCVQMRPLDGPVAIIRTDPAPGFQALKEDKLLQHHRLVLEIGRTKNVNKNPVAEKAVQELEREILQLDPLGGPVSEVALAVATANLNDRIRLRGLSAREMWTQRDQFSNSQLPFQDQTLIGKQHDQRNSNHAYSEKSKAPTADFRPSTAITVGDLIYLHPDRNKTRGRDRYLVVDTEGGFCNIRKFIGSQLRSTSYRVKKTDCYKVPSEVPDKTPTAAYDCDSSADEDDTPATKRLPPPAPPDIPTAITDPPSRDVPPQSDADASETRAMDSSHCPSNLQDNDTSPPRRSTRERHLPLRYRDDDFITDFK, encoded by the coding sequence ATGGGTATGCCTGGTTCTGAAACTGCGTTAGAAGAACTAATGTGCCGCGTCCTTGGAGATCTTCTTGCTGAAGGCGTTGTTGTCAAGCTTGCCGATGATCTCTACTGTGGAGGAAACACCCCACATGAACTCTTCAGCAACTGGAAAAGAACCCTCCAGGCTCTTCACGAATGCAATCTTCGCTTGTCTGCCTCCAAAACAATCATCAACCCCAAGACCACTACTATTCTTGGATGGATCTGGAGTGCAGGCACCTTGAAGGCTAGCCCCCACCGAGTTGCTACGCTAGCCCAATGTCCAACCCCAACTACCGTTGGTCGCATGCGTTCTTTTATTGGCGCATACAAGGTACTTTCACGAGTTGTACCACAGTGCTCCACATTTCTATCACCCCTCGACGAAATTGTCGCTGGCCGGGAGTCACGAGATACTATTGAGTGGACTGACAATCTACATACGGCTTTCTATAATGCCCAGAAGGCCCTCTCTTCCACCCGCGTCATCACCCTGCCAAGACCTGAGGATTTCCTATGGACTGTCACGGATGGCGCCCTGCGTGACCCAGGAATCGGCGCCACACTTTACATCACACGTAACGGCAACCTACACCTCGCTGGGTTCTACAGCGCCAAGCTAAAAGGTTCACAGTCGTCTTGGTTGCCCTGCGAAGTTGAGGCACTGTCTATAGCCTCTGCTACCAGACATTTCAGCCCCTACTTAATACAATCTCATCACCGAGCGTCCATCTTGACTGACAGCAAACCCTGCGTACAGGCGTACGAGAAATTATGCCGCGGCGAGTTTTCCGCAAGCCCACGAATTTCGACCTTCCTCTCTGCAGTCAGTCAGTACCAAGCCACAGTCAGACACGTATCAGGGTCCTCCATTCTCCCCTCAGATTTCGCAAGTCGAAACGCTCCACCGTGCGAAGATGAAGCCTGTCAGATCTGTTCCTTTGTCAAACAGCTCGGGGACTCTGTTGTCAGGCGCTCATCAATTCAGGACGTCATTGATGGCAACGAGCGGCTCCCTTTCACTAGCCGATCAGCTTGGCTCGCGATTCAGTCCGAGTGTCCTGACTTACGTCGAACTCACTCCCACCTCAAACAGGGCACCCGACCTTCGAAAAAGGTAACAAACATCAAAGACGTCAAACGATATCTTGGTGTCGCCACCATCGCCAAGGATGGCTTACTCGTCGTAAAACGTGAAACACCCTTATCGCCCAGCCGTGAGTGCATCATTGTTCCACGTCGCGTTCTTGACGGCGTACTCACAGCTCTACATATTCAGCTATGTCACCCGTCAACTCACCAACTCAAGATGGCCACCAAGCGCTATCTGTTCGCCCTTGATCTTGAGAAGGCCATCGTTCGCGTGTCTCAAGCTTGCCACCATTGCGCTTCTCTCCGTACAAGCAGCAAAGCACGTATAGAACAGTCGTCTTGCGACCCGCCCGACGCCATTGGAGTTTCTTTCGCAGCAGACGTCATACGTCGGTCACGCCAGTTTATCCTGATTGTACGAGAGTGCGTGACTTCGTACACCACCAGCTTACTGTTAACCAATGAGCAACACTCTACCCTTCGCGATGCTCTCATTCGTCTTTGCGTGCAGATGCGTCCCCTCGACGGTCCCGTCGCCATCATTCGCACTGACCCAGCCCCAGGATTTCAAGCGCTAAAGGAAGACAAGCTCCTGCAACACCATCGATTAGTCCTCGAAATTGGACGCACAAAGAACGTCAATAAGAACCCGGTAGCTGAAAAGGCAGTACAAGAGTTAGAACGTGAGATCCTACAGCTTGACCCACTAGGGGGCCCTGTCTCTGAAGTAGCACTTGCAGTCGCTACAGCTAATCTCAACGACCGCATCCGATTACGTGGTCTGTCTGCGAGGGAAATGTGGACTCAGCGTGACCAGTTTTCCAACAGTCAACTCCCCTTCCAAGACCAAACCCTCATAGGGAAACAGCACGACCAGCGGAATTCTAACCACGCGTACAGCGAGAAATCTAAAGCGCCCACCGCAGACTTTCGCCCATCCACAGCAATCACTGTTGGCGACCTCATTTACCTGCATCCCGACAGGAACAAGACCCGAGGGCGAGATAGATATCTCGTCGTAGACACTGAAGGAGGCTTCTGTAATATCAGAAAGTTTATTGGCTCGCAGTTACGTTCTACGTCAtacagagtaaaaaaaacagattgctACAAGGTTCCATCTGAAGTACCGGACAAGACACCGACTGCAGCCTATGACTGTGACTCTTCCGCAGATGAAGATGACACTCCGGCCACCAAGAGGCTTCCGCCCCCAGCCCCACCAGATATACCGACAGCGATAACTGATCCACCTTCCCGGGATGTACCACCCCAAAGTGATGCCGACGCCTCTGAGACGAGAGCTATGGACTCCAGTCACTGTCCCTCCAATCTTCAAGATAATGA
- the LOC116615566 gene encoding uncharacterized protein LOC116615566 isoform X1 → MLLRLLTADENFVLGGQGVDCQFCCFCTAIRACKDHMAGDFQEVCLSCLASKANIGKWTGIRDDLEFLIDEELTSICLCALHCEMRNTEQLLRSLGLYVYKCGTLEHCNEALADFGPENTRKYDRLKVKLNKGQTTAVTKNNITVMSFSGSTEKAILNNITDIVSRSLPIDTLVKYHLQITSVSQDVVLNQVAYLQDVKEYLESILHSGKFQRDHGTHQDEIQLLDHPVLRTFLEEEHATWTLMLQDVEEKYLKAEQSNLPSLSSKKRLKTQPPSPNTAMAELAADIQLGNFHSVFRGWVELATVMREQTFDEDEDDNIDVYDVKCKLWGLHLRHLFRGGLGTGDYGHLTVEHSAMLFRQHRSFAKYSNQGFEASHKIHRALYSRASSHDQVGVNQSIEQIMTHWLSEMMLFLRYEFVKASECISQDVRGQKPESNGDQ, encoded by the exons ATGTTGCTGAGGCTGTTAACAGCGGATGAGAATTTTGTGCTTGGGGGCCAAGGGGTAGATTGCCAGTTCTGCTGCTTCTGCACTGCAATCAGG GCTTGCAAAGATCACATGGCTGGAGATTTTCAGGAAGTGTGCCTGAGCTGTCTTGCATCCAAAGCAAACATTGGAAA gTGGACTGGTATCCGTGATGACCTTGAATTCCTAATTGATGAGGAACTCACAAGCATATGCCTTTGTGCCCTCCACTGTGAGATGCGAAATACAGAGCAACTCCTTAGATCCCTTGGGCTCTATGTCTACAAGTGTGGAACCCTGGAGCACTGTAATGAGGCATTGGCTGACTTTGGCCCTGAAAATACCAGGAAGTATGACAGGCTCAAAGTCAAGCTTAACAAGGGCCAGACGACTGCTGTCACCAAGAACAACATCACAGTAATGTCATTCTCAG gcaGCACTGAAAAGGCCATCTTAAACAATATCACAGACATTGTGTCCAGGTCACTGCCAATAGACACTCTTGTGAAGTATCACCTTCAGATAACAAGTGTGAGTCAAGATGTTGTCCTCAATCAAGTAGCCTATCTACAAGATGTGAAAGAG taccTTGAGAGTATTTTACACAGTGGTAAATTCCAGAGAGATCATGGCACACACCAAGACGAAATCCAGTTATTGGATCATCCTG TTTTGAGAACATTTCTAGAAGAAGAGCATGCTACCTGGACACTCATGCTACAGGATGTTGAGGAGAAATACCTGAAGGCAGAACAGTCCAACCTCCCTTCTCTATCATCCAAGAAACGTTTGAAAACACAACCACCAAGCCCAAACACAGCCATGGCTGAGCTTGCTGCTGATATTCAGTTGGGAAATTTTCACTCG GTATTTCGTGGATGGGTGGAGCTAGCGACTGTCATGAGGGAGCAGACGTTCGATGAAGACGAAGATGATAACATTGATGTGTATGATGTTAAG tgCAAGCTGTGGGGACTGCATTTACGTCACCTTTTCCGAGGAGGTCTAGGAACTGGTGACTATGGCCATTTGACAGTGGAACATAGTGCTATGTTGTTCCGACAGCACCGTTCTTTCGCCAAATATTCGAACCAGGGATTCGAGGCTTCCCACAAGATCCACAGGGCCTTGTACTCAAGAGCCTCCAGCCATGACCAGGTTGGTGTTAATCAGTCAA tTGAACAAATAATGACCCACTGGTTGTCAGAAATGATGCTGTTCTTGCGATATGAGTTTGTTAAAGCCAGCGAGTGCATCTCCCAAG ATGTCCGAGGCCAAAAGCCCGAGAGCAACGGAGATCAATAA
- the LOC116615566 gene encoding uncharacterized protein LOC116615566 isoform X2, which translates to MLLRLLTADENFVLGGQGVDCQFCCFCTAIRACKDHMAGDFQEVCLSCLASKANIGKWTGIRDDLEFLIDEELTSICLCALHCEMRNTEQLLRSLGLYVYKCGTLEHCNEALADFGPENTRKYDRLKVKLNKGQTTAVTKNNITVMSFSGSTEKAILNNITDIVSRSLPIDTLVKYHLQITSVSQDVVLNQVAYLQDVKEYLESILHSGKFQRDHGTHQDEIQLLDHPVLRTFLEEEHATWTLMLQDVEEKYLKAEQSNLPSLSSKKRLKTQPPSPNTAMAELAADIQLGNFHSCKLWGLHLRHLFRGGLGTGDYGHLTVEHSAMLFRQHRSFAKYSNQGFEASHKIHRALYSRASSHDQVGVNQSIEQIMTHWLSEMMLFLRYEFVKASECISQDVRGQKPESNGDQ; encoded by the exons ATGTTGCTGAGGCTGTTAACAGCGGATGAGAATTTTGTGCTTGGGGGCCAAGGGGTAGATTGCCAGTTCTGCTGCTTCTGCACTGCAATCAGG GCTTGCAAAGATCACATGGCTGGAGATTTTCAGGAAGTGTGCCTGAGCTGTCTTGCATCCAAAGCAAACATTGGAAA gTGGACTGGTATCCGTGATGACCTTGAATTCCTAATTGATGAGGAACTCACAAGCATATGCCTTTGTGCCCTCCACTGTGAGATGCGAAATACAGAGCAACTCCTTAGATCCCTTGGGCTCTATGTCTACAAGTGTGGAACCCTGGAGCACTGTAATGAGGCATTGGCTGACTTTGGCCCTGAAAATACCAGGAAGTATGACAGGCTCAAAGTCAAGCTTAACAAGGGCCAGACGACTGCTGTCACCAAGAACAACATCACAGTAATGTCATTCTCAG gcaGCACTGAAAAGGCCATCTTAAACAATATCACAGACATTGTGTCCAGGTCACTGCCAATAGACACTCTTGTGAAGTATCACCTTCAGATAACAAGTGTGAGTCAAGATGTTGTCCTCAATCAAGTAGCCTATCTACAAGATGTGAAAGAG taccTTGAGAGTATTTTACACAGTGGTAAATTCCAGAGAGATCATGGCACACACCAAGACGAAATCCAGTTATTGGATCATCCTG TTTTGAGAACATTTCTAGAAGAAGAGCATGCTACCTGGACACTCATGCTACAGGATGTTGAGGAGAAATACCTGAAGGCAGAACAGTCCAACCTCCCTTCTCTATCATCCAAGAAACGTTTGAAAACACAACCACCAAGCCCAAACACAGCCATGGCTGAGCTTGCTGCTGATATTCAGTTGGGAAATTTTCACTCG tgCAAGCTGTGGGGACTGCATTTACGTCACCTTTTCCGAGGAGGTCTAGGAACTGGTGACTATGGCCATTTGACAGTGGAACATAGTGCTATGTTGTTCCGACAGCACCGTTCTTTCGCCAAATATTCGAACCAGGGATTCGAGGCTTCCCACAAGATCCACAGGGCCTTGTACTCAAGAGCCTCCAGCCATGACCAGGTTGGTGTTAATCAGTCAA tTGAACAAATAATGACCCACTGGTTGTCAGAAATGATGCTGTTCTTGCGATATGAGTTTGTTAAAGCCAGCGAGTGCATCTCCCAAG ATGTCCGAGGCCAAAAGCCCGAGAGCAACGGAGATCAATAA
- the LOC116612653 gene encoding cyclin-dependent kinase 1-A-like, translating to MEDTRLAAKRSASKRRKQAKKKAKNEEKKLIQIRKESRCKIPRLEESETKRETQEPAPLYRADPQTPQRKQNVALKKPKKHQMPQTRGQKLLEMCGVHIQHQPPTNTNAQTRAKASTEKHRSLPEVSRTELTVIKDVKKEIGEGSYGICQIKQYRGNMLVVVKEFRRAVQKEEAVHEATVLQELQKANHHPSLPLLIGVALKERPYLLVTQFHGRGYKSVTLSSAVKKGLFTEVGMWLAALKTIAETLLFCHQKGFLHNDLKQNNVVFHYSGSWKPVVIDWGKASRVGDEVKFSKARQQKDYPWIAPEVLDTSQAKSMASDVYFFGYLVKYVITRVNDFNADGIGELSGNCLRNNANSRPSLEKVVSKFTKNKAVSYA from the coding sequence ATGGAGGACACGCGGCTTGCTGCGAAACGATCTGCTAGTAAAAGAAGAAAGCAAGCAAAAAAGAAAGCGaagaatgaagaaaaaaaattgatacaGATAAGAAAAGAATCCCGGTGTAAAATCCCGAGGCTAGAGGAGTCAGAGACAAAACGGGAGACACAAGAACCAGCACCCCTCTACCGCGCTGACCCACAAACGCCACAACGAAAGCAGAATGTGGCACTAAAGAAACCGAAGAAGCATCAAATGCCACAAACGAGAGGCCAAAAATTACTTGAAATGTGTGGCGTTCATATACAACACCAACCACCAACCAACACCAACGCGCAAACTAGAGCTAAAGCAAGCACGGAGAAACATCGAAGCTTACCCGAAGTTTCACGCACAGAGTTAACGGTGATCAAAGAtgtgaaaaaagaaattggGGAGGGCAGCTACGGAATTTGCCAGATAAAACAATATCGGGGCAATATGCTTGTTGTTGTCAAGGAGTTTCGCCGGGCCGTGCAGAAAGAAGAGGCAGTGCATGAAGCAACCGTGCTACAAGAGCTTCAAAAAGCCAATCACCACCCATCTCTTCCTCTTCTCATTGGCGTCGCCTTGAAAGAAAGACCTTATCTACTCGTGACACAGTTCCACGGCAGGGGATACAAAAGCGTTACACTGTCAAGCGCAGTGAAGAAAGGCCTTTTTACAGAAGTAGGTATGTGGCTTGCTGCCCTGAAGACGATAGCGGAAACGCTGCTGTTTTGTCACCAGAAAGGGTTTCTACACAACGATCTTAAGCAAAACAATGTGGTTTTCCACTATTCCGGGTCTTGGAAACCGGTTGTGATTGACTGGGGGAAAGCATCGCGGGTCGGCGATGAAGTCAAATTTTCTAAAGCAAGGCAGCAGAAAGACTATCCTTGGATAGCACCTGAGGTTTTAGATACATCACAGGCAAAAAGTATGGCGAGTGATGTGTACTTCTTCGGATATTTGGTGAAATATGTCATTACTCGTGTTAATGATTTCAATGCAGATGGAATAGGAGAATTGTCCGGCAACTGTCTACGCAATAATGCAAATTCCCGCCCTAGTTTAGAAAAGGTTGTATCCAAGTTTACAAAAAACAAGGCCGTCTCATATGCTTGA
- the LOC116608311 gene encoding uncharacterized protein LOC116608311, producing the protein MAPFYSVQCPDCYGTFRTRKALKKHFFGRHKGQDMPSISKFIEEDGHEVATSQAKRLQRSSRLYASYLCWLSEIVEGINSAHNPCVPAKWYHLTITNVPIQYLQHLLFKTGGLLNSVKTARHMRPPLWKENVPTYSFQTTNSARVLSALEEQRNIEVSTTQAYNGKEQVPVGHFTALTGRAALEAAKQKTYKAATVRTELEISDGEGRATRGFEMIWRPLYSCSTSGSLTLRMYIGKVFF; encoded by the exons ATGGCACCTTTTTATTCTGTTCAATGTCCCGATTGCTACGGAACCTTTCGAACACGAAAGGCCTTAAAAAAGCACTTCTTCGGGCGGCATAAAGGTCAGGACATGCCATCAATATCAAAATTCATTGAGGAAGATGGCCATGAGGTCGCGACGTCTCAGGCAAAGAGACTTCAGCGCTCAAGTAGACTTTACGCATCCTACCTTTGCTGGTTGAGCGAAATCGTCGAGGGGATAAATTCGGCACACAATCCGTGTGTCCCAG cgaAGTGGTATCACTTGACCATCACGAATGTGCCAATCCAGTACCTCCAGCATCTTTTATTTAAAACGGGGGGACTTCTCAATAGCGTTAAGACGGCAAGACATATGCGGCCTCCGTTATGGAAAGAGAATGTTCCTACCTATTCCTTCCAAACCACTAACAGCGCAAGAGTGCTAAGTGCCCTCGAAGAGCAACGGAATATTGAAGTGTCAACCACCCAGGCATATAATGGGAAGGAGCAGGTGCCGGTTGGACATTTCACGGCATTGACAGGCCGTGCTGCTTTGGAGGcagccaagcaaaaaacataCAAGGCAGCTACGGTGCGCACAGAACTTGAAATAAGCGATGGAGAAGGTAGAGCCACTAGGGGATTTGAAATGATTTGGAGGCCACTTTACTCTTGCTCCACTAGTGGCTCGCTAACTCTCCGAATGTACATTGGaaaagttttcttttag